One window from the genome of Cyprinus carpio isolate SPL01 chromosome B1, ASM1834038v1, whole genome shotgun sequence encodes:
- the LOC109051917 gene encoding polymeric immunoglobulin receptor-like, with protein MRAGIIIIIFTLCLISGQVLCFKVIGCSGGSVMFKCMYKSDEQHNSTPLNQREFYDQLKGKYFCRNRDRDCKPVISTETQRRWVYNERFALYDDENSRFFTVFIRNLNREDAGKYICGNNQKWSHDVELEVNNNSSSCGTSVIRSAYIGQTITFSCEYEHGFKTHTKVLYRVNGDPVLVLNSSQSSQSSEEKFILSDSQKDHFTVTIRDISAAERGVYLCGVERDGADKPPSEKITHITFIKEIELKVLRQITSVQVEAYISKSVFIKCKFPEEFKENKKFIQKDSSKEISVDEQNQWIPHGKVHMFDDTSAGVLKVFISDLTAADEATYRCGMNTADDHLFMKIRLKINQGDNFRESSESVAVIGESVKLSCNSPEKQQLIKHICKENKKKICQSISSSEKQRFEFSDSTAGVYTASISNVSPRDAGVYWCGAETRHEHLTSVSLTNKHQLTLTMPPVIGREGDSVEIKCPYKEKLTEETCLHSGKLHTVIHEASVGGSASISCKHIRKQTQKLFCRGDQPSICFRDRVRVSSNDRINGRFSLTEETSAGVFTVKISDLREEDSGKYWCAEESSGSFIFTEVQLHLTREMISDTKRETSQETEKPEITSSGTETVQETEKPGEIQQLFFSSC; from the exons ATGAGGGccggcatcatcatcatcatcttcactcTCTGCCTGATCTCAG GTCAGGTTCTCTGTTTTAAAGTGATTGGCTGCTCTGGAGGGAGTGTAATGTTCAAGTGCATGTATAAGTCTGATGAGCAACATAACTCAACACCCCTGAACCAGAGAGAGTTTTATGATCAGCTTAAAGGAAAGTATTTctgcagaaacagagacagagactGTAAACCTGTCATCAGTACTGAGACTCAGCGCCGCTGGGTTTATAATGAGAGATTCGCTCTGTATGATGATGAAAACAGCAGATTCTTCACAGTGTTTATCAGGAACCTCAACAGAGAGGATGCTGGGAAATACATATGTGGAAACAATCAGAAATGGAGTCATGATGTTGAGTTAGAGGTGAACAACA ACTCTTCTTCTTGTGGGACGTCTGTTATCAGATCTGCATATATTGGTCAAACAATCACTTTCAGTTGTGAATATGAACATGGGTTTAAAACACACACCAAAGTCTTGTACAGAGTGAACGGAGATCCTGTGCTTGTGCTGAACAGCTCTCAATCATCTCAATCATCTGAAGAGAAGTTCATCCTGTCTGACAGTCAGAAAGATCACTTTACTGTGACCATCAGAGACATTTCTGCAGCGGAGCGTGGAGTTTATTTATGTGGAGTGGAGAGAGACGGAGCAGATAAACCACCTTCAGAAAAAATTACTCACATAACCTTCATTAAAGAGATTGAGCTGAAAGTTCTTC GTCAGATAACTTCTGTCCAGGTTGAGGCCTACATCAGTAAATCAGTCTTCATTAAGTGTAAATTTCCAGAAGaattcaaagaaaacaagaaattcATCCAGAAAGATTCATCAAAGGAGATCTCTGTTGATGAACAGAATCAGTGGATCCCTCATGGTAAAGTTCACATGTTTGATGATACCAGTGCAGGAGTTTTGAAGGTTTTTATCAGTGATTTAACTGCAGCTGATGAAGCTACGTACAGATGTGGAATGAATACTGCTGATGATCATCTGTTCATGAAGATCAGACTGAAGATTaatcaag GTGATAATTTTCGTGAATCAAGTGAATCAGTTGCTGTTATTGGTGAAAGTGTGAAACTCAGCTGTAATTCCCCTGAGAAACAGCAGCTCATCAAACACATCTGTAAAGAGAACAAGAAGAAGATCTGTCAGAGCATCAGTTCATCAGAGAAGCAGCGCTTTGAGTTTTCTGACAGTACAGCAGGAGTTTATACAGCGAGCATCAGTAATGTGAGCCCGAGAGATGCTGGAGTTTACTGGTGTGGAGCAGAAACCAGACACGAGCATCTGACTTCTGTTTCTCTCACCAATAAACATCAGCTGACTTTAACCA TGCCTCCAGTGATCGGACGTGAAGGAGATTCAGTCGAGATCAAATGCCCTTATAAAGAAAAACTCACAGAAGAAACATGTCTGCACAGTGGAAAGCTTCACA CGGTCATTCATGAAGCGTCTGTCGGAGGATCAGCGTCCATCAGCTGTAAACACATCAGGAAACAAACACAGAAGCTTTTCTGCAGAGGAGATCAGCCCAGTATCTGCTTCAGAGACAGAGTTCGTGTTTCATCAAATGACAGAATAAACGGCAGATTCTCTCTGACTGAAGAAACCTCTGCTGGAGTCTTTACTGTGAAGATCAGCGATCTGAGAGAAGAGGATTCTGGGAAATACTGGTGTGCAGAGGAGAGCTCTGGGTCCTTCATATTCACTGAAGTTCAGCTACATCTGACCAGAG AGATGATATCTGACACCAAAAGAGAAACATCCCAGGAAACAGAAAAGCCTG AAATTACCTCTTCTGGCACCGAAACAGTCCAGGAAACAGAAAAGCCTGGTGAGATCCAGCAACTCTTTTTCTCGTCATGCTGA